In Populus nigra chromosome 1, ddPopNigr1.1, whole genome shotgun sequence, one genomic interval encodes:
- the LOC133679378 gene encoding bystin-like isoform X1 produces the protein MGKKRERHQNPEPFLPEDTDSIVSSTKTRSKASKHHQKQQKMISSGMSSKILKQALIQQKEIQAEERNPNFNALEEELPEPEGEECAEDQIDDFSGFSETQSQFNDYPEEIDENDEKLLEAFLSKDAGPQRTLADLIIEKLKKTDANVSSELQPIPKLDQSLIDLYKGVGEYLSKYTAGKIPKAFKHIPSMQLWEDILYLTEPQKWSPNAMYQATRIFSSNLGAKKAERFYRLVLLPRVRDDIRTNKRLHFSLYQALKKSLYKPAAFNKGILLPLCKSGTCTLREAVIVGSIIQKVSIPMLHSCVAVLKLAEMEYCGTTSYFIKLLLDKKYALPFRVLDAVVAHFMRFIEDTRIMPVIWHQSLLSFVQRYKNELQKEDKDSLRRLVLRQKHKLVSPEIIRELDNSRNRGEKDDPMSITSPVSVINKTIEEDRFDIPEVPMEED, from the exons ATggggaagaaaagagagaggcaCCAAAATCCAGAACCTTTCCTCCCAGAGGATACAGACTCTATTGTCTCCTCCACTAAAACACGATCCAAAGCATCAAAACACCACCAGAAACAGCAAAAA ATGATATCCTCGGGGATGAGCTCGAAAATCTTGAAGCAAGCGTTGATTCAGCAGAAGGAGATTCAAGCCGAGGAGAGAAACCCTAATTTTAATGCTCTGGAGGAAGAATTGCCTGAGCCTGAAGGAGAGGAATGTGCCGAGGAtcaaattgatgattttagtggCTTCTCCGAGACTCAAAGCCAGTTTAACGATTATCCT GAGGAGATTGATGAGAATGATGAGAAATTGCTGGAGGCATTCTTGTCAAAGGATGCTGGTCCACAGCGAACACTTGCCGACCTtattattgagaaattaaaaaagactgATGCAAATGTTTCCTCAG AGTTACAGCCTATACCTAAGCTGGACCAGTCTCTGATAGATTTGTACAAGGG AGTTGGCGAGTATCTCAGTAAATACACAGCTGGAAAGATACCTAAGGCATTTAAGCACATCCCTTCTATGCAACTTTGGGAGGATATCTTGTACCTGACTGAACCTCAGAAATGGTCACCAAATGCAATGTATCAAGCCACTAGAATCTTCTCTTCTAATTTGGGTGCAAAGAAGGCAGAGCGTTTCTATAGGCTTGTCTTACTTCCTAGGGTTAGAGATGATATTAGGACGAATAAGAGGCTGCATTTCAGTCTGTATCAAGCTTTGAAAAAGTCTCTGTATAAACCTGCTGCATTCAACAAGGGAATATTGCTTCCGTTGTGTAAG TCAGGGACGTGCACTCTTAGGGAAGCTGTTATTGTTGGAAGTATCATTCAAAAGGTCTCCATTCCTATGCTTCATTCATG TGTTGCAGTGTTGAAGCTTGCGGAGATGGAATATTGTGGCACAACAAG TTATTTTATCAAGCTTCTATTGGACAAGAAATATGCCTTGCCATTTCGCGTACTTGACGCAGTTGTTGCTCATTTCATGAGATTTATCGAGGATACAAGAATAATGCCTGTAATTTGGCACCAATCGCTTCTTTCATTTGTGCAAAG ATACAAGAATGAACTGCAGAAGGAAGATAAAGATAGTCTTAGAAGACTAGTTCTAAGGCAAAAGCATAAACTA GTATCTCCAGAAATAATCAGAGAGCTAGACAACAGCCGCAATCGTGGGGAGAAGGATGATCCCATGTCAATAA CATCTCCTGTTTCTGTGATCAATAAAACAATCGAGGAAGACAGGTTTGATATTCCAGAAGTACCTATGGAGGAGGACTGA
- the LOC133679378 gene encoding bystin-like isoform X2 — protein sequence MGKKRERHQNPEPFLPEDTDSIVSSTKTRSKASKHHQKQQKMISSGMSSKILKQALIQQKEIQAEERNPNFNALEEELPEPEGEECAEDQIDDFSGFSETQSQFNDYPEEIDENDEKLLEAFLSKDAGPQRTLADLIIEKLKKTDANVSSELQPIPKLDQSLIDLYKGVGEYLSKYTAGKIPKAFKHIPSMQLWEDILYLTEPQKWSPNAMYQATRIFSSNLGAKKAERFYRLVLLPRVRDDIRTNKRLHFSLYQALKKSLYKPAAFNKGILLPLCKSGTCTLREAVIVGSIIQKVSIPMLHSCVAVLKLAEMEYCGTTSYFIKLLLDKKYALPFRVLDAVVAHFMRFIEDTRIMPVIWHQSLLSFVQRCRSTREITNNYYFQIICNCIYCVLFSF from the exons ATggggaagaaaagagagaggcaCCAAAATCCAGAACCTTTCCTCCCAGAGGATACAGACTCTATTGTCTCCTCCACTAAAACACGATCCAAAGCATCAAAACACCACCAGAAACAGCAAAAA ATGATATCCTCGGGGATGAGCTCGAAAATCTTGAAGCAAGCGTTGATTCAGCAGAAGGAGATTCAAGCCGAGGAGAGAAACCCTAATTTTAATGCTCTGGAGGAAGAATTGCCTGAGCCTGAAGGAGAGGAATGTGCCGAGGAtcaaattgatgattttagtggCTTCTCCGAGACTCAAAGCCAGTTTAACGATTATCCT GAGGAGATTGATGAGAATGATGAGAAATTGCTGGAGGCATTCTTGTCAAAGGATGCTGGTCCACAGCGAACACTTGCCGACCTtattattgagaaattaaaaaagactgATGCAAATGTTTCCTCAG AGTTACAGCCTATACCTAAGCTGGACCAGTCTCTGATAGATTTGTACAAGGG AGTTGGCGAGTATCTCAGTAAATACACAGCTGGAAAGATACCTAAGGCATTTAAGCACATCCCTTCTATGCAACTTTGGGAGGATATCTTGTACCTGACTGAACCTCAGAAATGGTCACCAAATGCAATGTATCAAGCCACTAGAATCTTCTCTTCTAATTTGGGTGCAAAGAAGGCAGAGCGTTTCTATAGGCTTGTCTTACTTCCTAGGGTTAGAGATGATATTAGGACGAATAAGAGGCTGCATTTCAGTCTGTATCAAGCTTTGAAAAAGTCTCTGTATAAACCTGCTGCATTCAACAAGGGAATATTGCTTCCGTTGTGTAAG TCAGGGACGTGCACTCTTAGGGAAGCTGTTATTGTTGGAAGTATCATTCAAAAGGTCTCCATTCCTATGCTTCATTCATG TGTTGCAGTGTTGAAGCTTGCGGAGATGGAATATTGTGGCACAACAAG TTATTTTATCAAGCTTCTATTGGACAAGAAATATGCCTTGCCATTTCGCGTACTTGACGCAGTTGTTGCTCATTTCATGAGATTTATCGAGGATACAAGAATAATGCCTGTAATTTGGCACCAATCGCTTCTTTCATTTGTGCAAAG ATGCAGGTCAACAAGGGAAATTACTaataattactattttcaaattatttgtaattgtatttattgtgtgcttttttcattttag